The Synchiropus splendidus isolate RoL2022-P1 chromosome 1, RoL_Sspl_1.0, whole genome shotgun sequence genome includes a window with the following:
- the foxj1b gene encoding forkhead box protein J1-B, which produces MPVLTNSDVADKLQGKWLSVFPDNQLSGTDSVTPDDSLTSLHWLQNFSILSADPERAQGAAHGCASSQQQQQQQLFLRRLGFPTGGSESPSSPPAGDTAATGMPLYLGSPVTSGSDPTAPRFSNCAHMGSGYAQIQPSPPVEVDYKTNPKVKPPYSYASLICMAMQASKQPKVTLSTIYNWITENFCYYRHAEPSWQNSIRHNLSLNKCFRKVPRQKDEPGKGGFWQIDPQYADMFVNGIFKRRRMSANSYNNGGGGAQRPSKLGYHHNICPYQSGNSIGNKRKHMSAKSKPPRATESPLLATDAQKADFLRGDFDLESVFDDVLSGNCSTFEDLDINTALSSLGCEMEASMQVRQQHTSGLGRWYGGVDQSQHVNHQQPYGYMDMASTASMECLLGELQQQPQTDEDLLQSHHMQPDESSATLFQDQPVEVVLQPWEETKEEVHSIPLTLDQGFGLCESFFMDMQPWERVETYL; this is translated from the exons ATGCCGGTCCTGACCAACAGCGACGTCGCCGATAAGTTACAAGGGAAATGGCTGTCGGTTTTCCCGGATAATCAACTCTCTGGTACCGACTCTGTCACTCCAGACGACAGCCTGACAAGTCTCCACTGGCTTCAGAATTTCTCCATCCTGAGCGCGGATCCTGAGCGAGCGCAAGGAGCCGCTCACGGCTGCGCGtcctcacagcagcagcagcagcagcagctcttcctCCGGCGCCTGGGCTTCCCTACAGGGGGTAGCGAGTCTCCTTCCAGTCCGCCGGCGGGGGATACCGCGGCCACGGGGATGCCTCTGTACCTCGGCAGCCCAGTCACCTCCGGCAGTGACCCCACAGCGCCTCGGTTCTCCAATTGCGCACACATGGGGAGCGGTTACGCACAGATCCAGCCCAGCCCGCCGGTGGAGGTCGACTACAAAACCAACCCCAAGGTCAAGCCGCCGTATTCTTACGCGTCGCTCATCTGCATGGCGATGCAAGCGAGCAAGCAGCCAAAAGTGACTCTGTCCACCATCTACAACTGGATCACGGAGAATTTCTGCTACTACAGACACGCAGAGCCCAGCTGGCAG AACTCCATCCGCCACAACCTGTCGCTCAACAAGTGTTTCAGGAAGGTGCCCAGACAGAAAGACGAGCCGGGCAAAGGAGGTTTCTGGCAGATTGATCCTCAGTATGCAGACATGTTTGTCAATGGCATCTTCAAACGCAGAAGGATGTCTGCCAACAGCTACAacaacggtggtggtggtgctcaGAGGCCGAGCAAACTGGGTTACCACCATAACATCTGCCCTTATCAAAGCGGTAACAGCATTGGGAACAAAAGGAAACACATGTCGGCGAAAAGCAAGCCTCCAAGGGCGACAGAGTCGCCTCTTTTGGCGACGGATGCCCAAAAGGCCGACTTCCTTCGGGGGGACTTTGACCTGGAATCCGTGTTTGACGATGTTCTCAGTGGGAACTGTAGCACCTTCGAGGACTTGGATATCAATACGGCGCTGAGTTCTTTGGGTTGTGAGATGGAAGCCTCCATGCAGGTGCGGCAGCAGCACACATCAGGACTTGGACGTTGGTATGGAGGAGTGGATCAGAGCCAGCACGTGAACCATCAGCAGCCCTACGGCTACATGGACATGGCCTCCACCGCTTCCATGGAGTGTCTGCTCGgagagcttcagcagcagccacagacgGACGAGGACCTGCTGCAGTCGCATCACATGCAGCCAGACGAATCTTCAGCCACCTTGTTCCAGGACCAGCCGGTTGAGGTTGTCCTGCAGCCCTGGGAGGAGACAAAAGAGGAAGTGCACTCCATTCCTCTGACACTGGATCAAGGCTTTGGCTTGTGTGAAAGCTTCTTCATGGACATGCAGCCCTGGGAGCGAGTAGAAACCTATTTGTGA